A window of Suncus etruscus isolate mSunEtr1 chromosome 4, mSunEtr1.pri.cur, whole genome shotgun sequence contains these coding sequences:
- the EPHA2 gene encoding ephrin type-A receptor 2: MERGAPRACLALLWGCVLVAAAAAQGKEVVLLDFAASKGELGWLTSPYGKGWDLMQNIMDDMPIYMYSVCNVVAGDQDNWLRTNWVYRGDAERIFIELKFTVRDCNSFPGGASSCKETFNLYYAESDVDYGTNFQKRHFKKIDTIAPDEITVSSDFEARHVKLNVEELSVGPLTRKGFYLAFQDIGACVALLSVRVYYKMCPELLQGLALFPETIAGSDAPSLATVAGTCVDHAVVPPGLEEPRMHCAVDGEWLVPIGQCQCQAGYEKVENACQACVPGSFKSEVSESLCMPCPAHTLPSDEGATHCECEEGYFRAPHDPLAMPCTRPPTAPHYLTALGMGAKVELRWTPPQDTGGREDITYTVTCEQCWPESGECGPCETSVRYSESPLGLTRTSVTVSDLKPHMNYTFAVEARNGVSGLVSSRSFRTASVSINQTEPPKVKLEGRSITSLTISWSIPLPQQSRVWKYEVTYRKKGDSNSYNVRRTEDFSVILDDLAPDTTYLVQVQALTQEGQGAGSKVHEFQTLSTEGNGNMAVISGVAVGILLLLLLAGIGFFIYRRRKSLRARQSSEDVYFSQSEQLKPLKTYVDPHTYEDPNQAVLKFTTEIHPSCVTRQKVIGAGEFGEVYKGTLKASGKKEVPVAIKTLKAGYTEKQRVDFLSEASIMGQFSHHNIIRLEGVVSKYKPMMIITEYMENGALDKYLREKDGEFSVLQLVGMLRGIAAGMKYLANMNYVHRDLAARNILVNSNLVCKVSDFGLSRVLEDDPEATYTTSGGKIPIRWTAPEAISYRKFTSASDVWSYGIVMWEVMTYGERPYWELSNHEVMKAINDGFRLPTPMDCPSAIYQLMMQCWQQERSRRPKFADIVSILDKLIRAPDSLKTLADFDPRVSIRLPSTSGSEGVPFRTVSEWLESIKMQQYTEHFLAAGYTAIEKVVQMTNDDIKRIGVRLPGHQKRIAYSLLGLKDQVNTVGIPI; encoded by the exons TTGTTCTGTTGGACTTTGCTGCATCTAAAGGGGAACTTGGCTGGCTCACGAGCCCATATGGCAAAGGG TGGGACCTGATGCAGAACATCATGGATGACATGCCCATCTACATGTACTCCGTGTGCAACGTGGTGGCTGGAGACCAGGACAACTGGCTCCGAACCAACTGGGTGTACCGTGGTGACGCAGAGCGCATCTTCATCGAGCTCAAGTTCACCGTGCGGGACTGCAATAGCTTTCCCGGTGGTGCCAGCTCCTGCAAAGAGACTTTCAACCTCTACTACGCTGAGTCGGATGTAGATTATGGCACCAACTTCCAGAAGCGCCATTTCAAAAAGATTGACACCATCGCACCTGATGAGATAACTGTCAGCAGCGACTTCGAGGCTCGGCATGTGAAGCTGAATGTGGAGGAGCTTTCCGTGGGGCCCCTGACGAGGAAGGGCTTCTACCTGGCCTTCCAGGACATTGGAGCCTGCGTGGCATTGCTCTCTGTCCGTGTCTACTACAAGATGTGCCCTGAGCTGCTGCAAGGCTTGGCCCTCTTCCCCGAGACCATAGCGGGTTCCGATGCACCCTCTCTGGCCACTGTGGCTGGCACCTGTGTGGACCATGCTGTGGTGCCCCCTGGGCTGGAAGAGCCTCGTATGCATTGTGCAGTGGATGGCGAATGGCTGGTGCCCATCGGCCAGTGCCAGTGCCAGGCAGGCTATGAGAAGGTGGAGAATGCCTGCCAGG CTTGTGTCCCTGGATCTTTCAAGTCCGAAGTATCCGAGAGCCTCTGCATGCCATGTCCCGCACACACTCTGCCATCTGACGAGGGGGCCACCCACTGCGAATGCGAGGAAGGCTACTTCCGGGCACCCCATGACCCACTGGCCATGCCCTGTACCC GCCCGCCCACTGCCCCCCATTACCTCACCGCCTTGGGCATGGGGGCCAAAGTGGAGCTGCGCTGGACACCGCCCCAGGACACCGGAGGCCGGGAGGACATCACCTACACCGTTACCTGTGAGCAGTGCTGGCCTGAGTCAGGCGAGTGTGGACCCTGTGAGACCAGTGTGCGTTACTCAGAGTCACCATTAGGCCTGACCCGCACCAGTGTGACCGTCAGTGACCTGAAGCCTCACATGAATTATACCTTCGCCGTCGAGGCCCGTAATGGCGTCTCAGGCCTGGTGAGCAGCCGCAGCTTCCGCACAGCCAGTGTCAGCATCAACCAGACAG AGCCCCCCAAGGTAAAGCTAGAGGGCCGGAGCATCACCTCCCTGACCATCTCCTGGAGCATTCCCCTGCCACAGCAGAGCCGAGTGTGGAAGTATGAAGTCACCTACCGAAAGAAG GGGGACTCCAACAGCTACAATGTGCGGCGCACTGAGGACTTCTCTGTCATCCTGGATGACCTGGCTCCGGACACTACCTACCTGGTGCAGGTGCAGGCACTGACGCAGGAAGGCCAGGGTGCTGGCAGCAAAGTGCATGAGTTCCAGACACTGT CCAcggaaggaaatggaaacatggcAGTGATCAGTGGTGTGGCTGTTGGCATCCTCCTCCTGCTATTGCTGGCAGGAATCGGCTTCTTCATCTACCGCAG GAGGAAGAGCCTGCGAGCCCGCCAGTCCTCGGAGGATGTCTACTTCTCTCAGTCTG AACAACTAAAGCCTCTGAAGACGTATGTGGACCCCCACACCTACGAGGACCCCAACCAGGCTGTGCTCAAGTTCACCACAGAGATCCACCCATCCTGTGTCACTCGGCAGAAGGTGATCGGTGCAG GAGAGTTTGGGGAGGTGTACAAGGGCACGCTGAAGGCATCAGGAAAGAAGGAGGTACCCGTAGCCATCAAGACGCTGAAGGCCGGCTACACGGAGAAGCAGCGAGTGGACTTCCTCAGCGAGGCCTCCATCATGGGCCAGTTCAGCCACCATAACATCATCCGCCTGGAGGGCGTCGTCTCCAAAT ACAAGCCTATGATGATTATCACGGAATACATGGAGAATGGGGCACTGGACAAGTACCTCCGG GAGAAGGATGGAGAGTTCAGCGTGCTGCAGCTGGTGGGCATGCTGCGAGGTATCGCGGCGGGCATGAAGTATTTGGCCAACATGAACTACGTGCACCGAGACCTGGCCGCCCGCAACATTCTGGTCAACAGCAACCTGGTGTGCAAAGTGTCAGACTTCGGGCTGTCTCGAGTGCTGGAGGATGATCCAGAGGCCACCTACACCACCAGT GGTGGCAAGATCCCAATCCGATGGACAGCTCCGGAGGCCATTTCCTACCGCAAGTTCACCTCGGCCAGTGACGTGTGGAGCTATGGCATCGTCATGTGGGAGGTGATGACCTACGGCGAACGACCCTACTGGGAGCTGTCGAACCATGAG GTGATGAAAGCCATCAACGACGGCTTCCGGCTCCCTACACCCATGGACTGCCCCTCTGCCATCTACCAGCTCATGATGCAGTGCTGGCAGCAAGAGCGCTCCCGGCGCCCCAAGTTTGCCGACATCGTCAGCATTCTTGACAAGCTCATCCGAGCCCCTGACTCCCTCAAGACCCTGGCTGACTTTGACCCCCG GGTATCCATCCGGCTGCCCAGCACCAGCGGCTCAGAGGGGGTGCCTTTCCGCACTGTGTCCGAGTGGCTGGAGTCCATCAAGATGCAGCAGTACACGGAACACTTCCTGGCAGCTGGCTACACAGCTATTGAGAAGGTGGTGCAGATGACCAACGA TGACATCAAGAGGATTGGGGTACGGCTGCCAGGCCACCAGAAACGCATCGCCTACAGCCTGCTGGGACTCAAGGACCAAGTGAACACAGTGGGGATCCCCATCTGA